In Natronococcus sp. AD-5, the genomic window TCGCCCCGTCGATCCGCTCTTGCAGGTCCCGGACCCGTTTCAGGTGCAGCGCCCGGTGAGCCTCGTTCTCGACGTGGCCGTACATGATCGTCGCCGTCAGTCCGAGGCCGACGTTCGCGGCGGCCTCCATCGCCTCGAGCCACCCTTGCGTGTCGATCTTGCCGGGGCAGATCACGTCGCGGACCTCGTCGACGAGAATCTCGGCGGCCGTGCCGGGGACCGTATCCAGCCCTGCCTCTTTGAGGCGGCGGTAGACCTCCTCGTAGGACCAGTCGGTCCCCCGGCGGGCGTGGTAGGCCTCTTCCGGGGTCATCGAGTGGACGTGGACCCCGTCGACGCTCATCGCCTCGATCTGCTCGACGTAGGTGCCCGGGTCGGTCGCGTACTGCGCGGGCGGTTTGAAGTTGACCTCCTTCGGCCGGGGGTGATCGCGGAGGATCTCGAGGTGCTCGTCGTCGAGCGCGAAGCCGGGGTGGAGTCCGGAGACCGAGGTGACTTCGTAGATTCCGCGCTCGACCGCGTCGGCGACTATTTCGCGGGACTCCGCGGGCGTCTTGGTGAAGCCCTGCGTCTCGACGTCGGCGTCGCGCTCGAAGGTGTGGGCGGCGTCCTTGAAGTTACAGAAGAGACAACCTACGTTACAGGCCGTCGTGACGTTGTTGTTCAGGTTCGCGACGAAGGTGACCTCCTCACCGACGACCTCGGCGCGGCGTCGGTCGGCGGCCTCGAGCACCCGCTCCTTGCGCCGGCGGTCGATACCCTCGACGTCCGTTCCCGTCGTCAGTAATTCGACGGCGTCGTCGACCGTCAGTCGGTCGCCGTGCTGTGCCTTCGCGATCGCGTTCTCGAACGATTGGTCGGTGTCGGGAACGTGGTCGAACGTGAGGTCGGCCTCGGTCACCGGTCGCTCCATCGGCGTACCAATACCGGCACAACGAGAAAAATATGGTGATCGAACCCTGGCGGAGCGGTCGCCGACCGACGCGGTCGCCGGACCGACGCAGTCACCCGATCGGCGCGAGCGGCGTCCGTTTTCGAGGACGACCGGCGGCCCGGAACGCGATCTGATACCGAAACTGAAACCTTTTACGCCCCGGCCACCGCAACTGGTGTATGAACTGCGGCGTCCCAGCTACCTGGGGGTGTCTCGAGTGACGAGCGTCAAAGAGTTCCACATCGAGGAGGAAGCGACGTCAAACAGCCTCGGACGGGGCTCGTTCGTTTTCACCGACGACTACTCCGTGTTCGACTGGGGGAAGATGCCCGACCAGATCCCCGACAAGGGGGCCAGCCTCTGTACGATGGGCGCCTTTAATTTCGAGCTTCTGGAGGACGCGGGCGTCCCGACCCACTACCGCGGCGTCGTCGAGAACGGCGAGGTCCTGTCGCTGCAGGACGCCTCGCGACCGCCCTGGCAGATGGCAATCGACCTCACGCAGGTGCCGGACCTCCCCAACGAGGGGCTGGAGTACGACTACGACCACTACCACGACGCGGCCGGGGAGAACTACCTGATTCCGCTCGAGATCGTCTTCCGCAACCGCGTCCCCGTGGGCTCGAGTCTCCGCCGCCGGACGGACCCCGCCGACCACGGGCTCTCGCTCGAGGAGTGGCCCGAGGACGCGGTCGACCTCGGGGAGCCGATCGTCGAGTTCTCCACGAAGTACGAGGAGAGCGACCGCTACCTCGACCGCGAGGAAGCCGACGCCATCGCCGGCACGGCGGATATCGCGGAACTCGAGTCGATCGCCCGCGAGGTCAACCGGGTCGTCACCGACCAGGCCGCCGAGACCGAACTGCTCCACGAGGACGGCAAGATCGAGTGTCTCTACTTCGACGGCGAGGTCCGGGTCGCCGACGTCGTCGGCACGTTCGACGAGAACCGCTTCAGCTACGGCGAAACCCAGCTCTCGAAGGAGGTCCTGCGCCAGTACCACAAGCGCACTCAGCCCGAGTGGGTTCAGGCCGTCAAGGCCGCGAAAGCCCGGGCGAAACGGGACGGCGTCGCCGACTGGAAATCGCTCTGCGACCTCGAGCCGAAGCCCCTCGACGAGCGCGTGTTGAAGACCGCGCGAGACATGTACTGCGCCGGCACCAACACCTACACCGGACTGGACGTCTTCGACGCGTCGCCGCTGTCGAGTGCAGTGGGCTCCGTGCAGGGGCTGTAGCTTCCCGGTCCCGTTGGATTCTCATCCTTCGAGCGAGATTTCATCCGGATAGCCGTTACGTAACCGTGCGAATGAAACGGACGGCGTCGCACGAGCGCCCGCGAGCGAAGCGGGCGGTTTGCTACGAGAGAGCAACGCTCTCTGGGAATCACGAAAGAGCCGCACAGCGCTCTTTCGAAAGACGCCGACGGTGGCCTTTTCCTCGAAGGTTTTGGCGGGTTCGACTGAGTGAGCGATGCGAACGAGGGAGGAGCCGCCAAAAAGTTCGTCGATCAAGGACCCGGGAGCGTCACGAAAAAGGTCGTCCCCTCGCCGGGTTCGGATTCGACCTCGATACTCCCGCCGTGGCGCTCGGCGATGCGCTCACAGAGGGCGAGCCCGATGCCGGTTCCGTCGTACTCCTCGCGGCTGTGGAGCCGATCGAAGACGTCGAAGATCCGCTCCTGATCCTCCGGGTCGATGCCGATGCCGTTGTCGCTGACGGCGACGATCCACTCGCCGTCGCTCCGCTCGGCTTTCACGCGGATCTGCGGCGGTTCGTCGCCGCTGTACGTGATCGCGTTCTCCAGCAAGTTCTGGAAGAGCTGTCGCAGCTGACTCCGATCGCCCGAGACCGTCGGCAGCGACTCGACCGTGAGCTCGCCGTCGGTCTCCTCGATCGCCACCTGCAGGTCCGTGCGGATCTCCTCGAGGAGCGGATCCAGATCGACCGGCTCGAACGGATCGCCCCGCGTCTCGACCCGAGAGTACTCGAGGAGCCCCTCGATCATCGCCCGCATCCGTTCGGCGCCGTCGACCGCGAACTCGATGAACTCCTCGCCGTCCTCCCCGAGTTCGTCGCCGTACCGGCGCTCGAGCAGCTCGAGGTAGCTCGTGATCATCCGCAGCGGCTCCTGCAAGTCGTGCGAGACGGCGTAGGCGAACTGCTGGAGGCGCTCGTTCGACTCCTCGACCTGGCGCTGGTTCTCCTTGCGTTCGGTAACGTTCCGGTAGGTGACGATCGCGTACCGCTCGTCCTCGTGCGCGGTTCCCTTCGCGGTCACCTGGAACCACCGCCGGCGCTGCGGCGCGTGGGAGGGATACTCGAGCGCGACTCGCTCCCGCTCGCCGTCGAGAACGGAGCGGACCCCGTCCGCGACGTCGTCCGCGGTCGGCTCGTCGGCGGCGTCACAGATACTGAGGTAGTTCGCACCGACGCTGCCGGTCGGCGGCCGAAGCTCGTCCGCGTCGAGCGCGTCCCACGCCTCGTTCGTCGCGAGAATCGCCCCGTCAGCGTCCAGTACCGCGACGTTCAGCGGCAGATCGTCGAGGACGCGGAAGCCGAGTCCCTCGGGTATCTCCATACACGACGGTCCGCCTGCGGGAGTAAATGCGATTCGGTCACCGACGTTTTGCTCGAGCGGGATCGACTCGCGTGAGCGAACCCGGGCGGGCGGTCACTCGTTCCGGTCGCGAGCGCGATTCCGAACAGAAATTCTCATAGGCGCGGGGTCGTAACGCGACGATGAACGCTAATGAGTCCCGTCACTCCCGGTGGCATCGTCGCGAGTATCGTCCCGTTCGATCCGACCGTCGGCATCACCGTCGTCGCGACCGTCATGCTCTCGGTGTTCGTGCTCGCGACGGTGTTTTTCGCCATCGCGCCGCTCGTCTCCTCGTCGTGGACCGAACAGCCCGGTGCGGCCTCGAGCGGCGGTTCCTCGCTCGAAGCCGACGCCAACGAGGCCGACTGACCGCCGCGGTTCGACGTCAGCGCTCTTCCTCGTACCGTTCTCGGACCAGGTGAGCGATGCCTCGCTCCTCGAGGACGTCCATCGGTGCAAGCATGTCGAGCTGCACGACGCCCGGCAGCCGACCGATCTGGACGCCGCCGGTGAACGTACACCGCGAGCGGACCTCGCCCTCGCTCATCTCGAGTAGCGTGCCGGCCCGGTCGAAGGCGTTCTCGGTCGCGTCGTTGATCGTCGCACCCGTCCCGACGACCTGGATCGGGCCCGTATCGTCCTCCAGGGCGACGCCGTGTTCGTCGGCGAGTTCGCGCCCCGCTTCGAGTTCGTCCTCGCTGTAGGGCCGGCTGATGAACGGCAGGTCCTCCGCGTTGGGCAGGAGGATCGGGCCGTCGATTTCGAGACCCTTGATGACCTCGACGTCCATCGTCACGGTTCCGCTGACGTCGGTCGTGTGCAGGGAGAGCTCACCGTCGCCCTGGTTCGCGTGGAGGTCGCCGACGTAGACGCCCGCGCCGTCGACCTTCACCGGACAGACGAGCGTCGCGCCGGCTCGGACCTCGGGGATGTCCATGTGGCCGTCGGTGCGCTCCTCGAGTTCTTCTTCGGACTCGAGTCCCCAGTCGTGGTCGGTGTCGAGCAGGAACTGGCCGAAGTCGCCCGCGTTGTGCGAGTCGGGAATCTCCACGGCGGGCGTGGTGCCGACGTTCCCGATGAACGGACGCAGCCGACCGAGCGTGCCGGGCATCTCCGAGGGTTCGTACAGCAGGATCGGGTGCTGGCGCGAGTTCTCAGGAATGTCCATCAGCTCTTCGGCGTCCTCCGCGAGTTCGTGAGCGCCCGATTCGTCCATCGTGAGCCCGACGGTGCGGTCCTCGTCGAAGGCGACGGTGTAGCCGTACTCGAAGCCGAACGAGGAGGCGTTCGCCCCGCACTCCGCGCAGCGGATCGCGTCCTCGCCGGTCCCCTCGACGACCGACTCGGGCCACTCGGTCCCGCATTCCGGACAGCGGTGATCGACGAACGGGTCGTCGCCGAAGGCCGCCGTCCGCTCGCGCATCGAGCCCGTACTCGTCGCGAGCGAGGTCACCTCGACGCCCCTGATCTTCAGCGCGACGGCGTCGCCGACCTCGGCGTTCTCGACGCGGATCGGCCGGGTGACCTCGTGCCCGCCGCGGAACTCCGGCGTGATCATCGGGCCCCAGCAGCCCGGCGGCGTGTACGTCTCGATCGTGCCGCCGTCGGCGACGGTCCCCGCCCACTCCCGCTCGGGGCCGACGAGTCCGAGCGTGTACCGGTCGACGAACAGTTTCTGTTGAACCTCTTGTTGAGCCATCGTGCGATACGATACCACGGAGGGCGTGATAAATCGTGTAGTAACGTGCGCGTCAGCTGCCGCCGCGTTCGAGACCGCTCGCGGACGACGGCGAGGCGGGGGAGGCGATAAATGCCGTCGTCGACGCTCGCGGACGTGATCCCGCGCGAAGAACACCGGGCCGTTCGCAACTCCCCGGCGAACTCGAGGCGCTGTTCGCCGAGGGCGAGGGCGTCCGCTAGCCGCCTTGCACCTGAGGGCCAAATTCCGATACGGATCACCGCCGAACGTCCACTTATGCAGGAAGATGAATTTTACAACCTCGTTCAGGAGACGAGTCACCTCGACACGATCGACCGCGCGCAGGTCGCGAGCGAGGCTGTCCTCGAGTCGCTCGGGGAGGCGCTGACCGGCGGCGAGGCCGAAGACGTCGCAAGTCAGTTGCCGCCCGAACTGGCCGGCGTCATCGAGGACGCCGACCACGACGGCGCCGGCTACGACCGCG contains:
- the cofH gene encoding 7,8-didemethyl-8-hydroxy-5-deazariboflavin synthase subunit CofH; translation: MERPVTEADLTFDHVPDTDQSFENAIAKAQHGDRLTVDDAVELLTTGTDVEGIDRRRKERVLEAADRRRAEVVGEEVTFVANLNNNVTTACNVGCLFCNFKDAAHTFERDADVETQGFTKTPAESREIVADAVERGIYEVTSVSGLHPGFALDDEHLEILRDHPRPKEVNFKPPAQYATDPGTYVEQIEAMSVDGVHVHSMTPEEAYHARRGTDWSYEEVYRRLKEAGLDTVPGTAAEILVDEVRDVICPGKIDTQGWLEAMEAAANVGLGLTATIMYGHVENEAHRALHLKRVRDLQERIDGAITEFVPLSFVHQNTPLFEHDVVSGGASTDEDELMIAVSRLFLDNIDHVQSSWVKYGDEQGLKMLSCGADDFMGTILSEEITKRAGGEYGEFRSFADYVELIGSIGRIPVERSTDYETRRAIDPDEPPFGPELGPKADGTPLLTREERALPADD
- a CDS encoding acetamidase/formamidase family protein — translated: MAQQEVQQKLFVDRYTLGLVGPEREWAGTVADGGTIETYTPPGCWGPMITPEFRGGHEVTRPIRVENAEVGDAVALKIRGVEVTSLATSTGSMRERTAAFGDDPFVDHRCPECGTEWPESVVEGTGEDAIRCAECGANASSFGFEYGYTVAFDEDRTVGLTMDESGAHELAEDAEELMDIPENSRQHPILLYEPSEMPGTLGRLRPFIGNVGTTPAVEIPDSHNAGDFGQFLLDTDHDWGLESEEELEERTDGHMDIPEVRAGATLVCPVKVDGAGVYVGDLHANQGDGELSLHTTDVSGTVTMDVEVIKGLEIDGPILLPNAEDLPFISRPYSEDELEAGRELADEHGVALEDDTGPIQVVGTGATINDATENAFDRAGTLLEMSEGEVRSRCTFTGGVQIGRLPGVVQLDMLAPMDVLEERGIAHLVRERYEEER
- a CDS encoding DUF2267 domain-containing protein, coding for MQEDEFYNLVQETSHLDTIDRAQVASEAVLESLGEALTGGEAEDVASQLPPELAGVIEDADHDGAGYDRGEFVERVGEHLRGTGVEPDDAEQYTDGVTDAIAVALTEGELEDLKAQLDDDLHPLFEDVTVDQESV
- a CDS encoding sensor histidine kinase, producing MEIPEGLGFRVLDDLPLNVAVLDADGAILATNEAWDALDADELRPPTGSVGANYLSICDAADEPTADDVADGVRSVLDGERERVALEYPSHAPQRRRWFQVTAKGTAHEDERYAIVTYRNVTERKENQRQVEESNERLQQFAYAVSHDLQEPLRMITSYLELLERRYGDELGEDGEEFIEFAVDGAERMRAMIEGLLEYSRVETRGDPFEPVDLDPLLEEIRTDLQVAIEETDGELTVESLPTVSGDRSQLRQLFQNLLENAITYSGDEPPQIRVKAERSDGEWIVAVSDNGIGIDPEDQERIFDVFDRLHSREEYDGTGIGLALCERIAERHGGSIEVESEPGEGTTFFVTLPGP
- a CDS encoding phosphoribosylaminoimidazolesuccinocarboxamide synthase; the encoded protein is MTSVKEFHIEEEATSNSLGRGSFVFTDDYSVFDWGKMPDQIPDKGASLCTMGAFNFELLEDAGVPTHYRGVVENGEVLSLQDASRPPWQMAIDLTQVPDLPNEGLEYDYDHYHDAAGENYLIPLEIVFRNRVPVGSSLRRRTDPADHGLSLEEWPEDAVDLGEPIVEFSTKYEESDRYLDREEADAIAGTADIAELESIAREVNRVVTDQAAETELLHEDGKIECLYFDGEVRVADVVGTFDENRFSYGETQLSKEVLRQYHKRTQPEWVQAVKAAKARAKRDGVADWKSLCDLEPKPLDERVLKTARDMYCAGTNTYTGLDVFDASPLSSAVGSVQGL